A part of Tachysurus vachellii isolate PV-2020 chromosome 4, HZAU_Pvac_v1, whole genome shotgun sequence genomic DNA contains:
- the lyl1 gene encoding protein lyl-1, which produces MMEKMEPTVSPSPVLSMTDPLTPPHTHSPCTSSPAANEANGTESGMSSNPSSPATSQITETANVEEKAEPASSPPNTSIPSISTSTSSSTSTVVLSSPPSSSPAPLPPNIPVISLAHSKPPLPPIPMPATQLTALHPIPTVPHGPGELRLAQLAALSGCPTASVPPPRALLPHQYLPGHPLLNSSFLSPSGSYGFFSNNRVKRRPSSHFELDLTDCPPQKLARRVFTNSRERWRQQNVNGAFSELRKLIPTHPPDKKLSKNEILRLAMKYINFLVKLLNDQSNDSGTCSLTDSTEEDKSKTKGANEMMGNGHKDCSHVLHSACPSDSTSPSQITPPLPAVRLTLVTSHRNRDSTDSVIALTASPGSSCYGDTDSEENLGSQNSGIVKTSVSEGMMEKMKEQIKTVMAAGYHR; this is translated from the exons atGATGGAGAAGATGGAGCCCACTGTATCTCCGTCCCCTGTTCTGTCAATGACTGACCCTTTAACTCctccacacactcattctccATGCACCAGCAGCCCTGCAGCGAATGAGGCTAATGGTACAGAGAGTGGCATGAGCTCAAACCCCAGCAGTCCGGCTACATCGCAAATTACTGAGACAGCTAATGTAGAGGAGAAAGCTGAGCCTGCTAGCTCACCCCCAAACACAAGCATCCCTTCCATTTCTACTTCCACATCCAGTTCCACTTCCACCGTcgtcctctcttctcctccttcatcaTCCCCTGCTCCACTGCCCCCTAACATCCCAGTCATCAGTCTGGCTCACAGTAAACCTCCTCTGCCGCCGATCCCTATGCCTGCTACACAGCTGACCGCCCTCCACCCCATACCCACAGTGCCACACGGACCTGGAGAACTACGACTGGCACAGCTAGCTGCCCTCTCAGGGTGTCCAACAGCCTCGGTGCCTCCACCTAGAGCTCTACTGCCTCATCAATACCTACCTGGACACCCCTTACTCAACAG CTCTTTCCTTAGTCCATCCGGTAGTTATGGTTTCTTCAGCAACAACCGTGTTAAAAGAAGACCATCGAGCCACTTTGAATTGGATTTAACTGATT GTCCTCCTCAGAAGCTGGCCAGGCGTGTTTTCACCAACAGCCGTGAGCGTTGGCGTCAGCAGAACGTGAACGGTGCTTTCTCAGAGCTCCGGAAGCTCATCCCTACACATCCACCAGACAAGAAGCTAAGCAAGAACGAGATCCTGCGGCTCGCTATGAAGTACATCAACTTTCTGGTGAAGCTATTGAATGACCAGTCTAACGACAGCGGCACATGCAGCCTAACGGACAGCACAGAGGAGGACAAGAGCAAGACGAAAGGTGCAAATGAAATGATGGGCAATGGCCACAAAGACTGCAGCCACGTCCTGCACTCAGCGTGTCCCTCAGACAGCACTTCACCGTCTCAGATCACTCCTCCACTTCCTGCTGTTCGCCTGACCTTAGTCACTTCCCACCGTAACAGAGACTCCACTGATTCAGTCATTGCTTTGACAGCATCGCCTGGATCCAGTTGCTATGGCGACACGGACAGTGAGGAAAATTTAGGCTCACAGAATTCAGGGATTGTTAAGACGAGCGTTAGTGAAGGGATGATGGAAAAAATGAAGGAACAGATAAAGACTGTTATGGCTGCCGGATACCACCGATGA
- the LOC132844882 gene encoding uncharacterized protein LOC132844882 has translation MDMLNQDSSGSHSSTPELRLILVGNIGCGKTLTADTLLSDSSSISALVPSRLSEVRRGRCEGRHLRVVETPRWYWRGESIDVNVQRETEKALSLVAPGPHAFLILVPVGQFTEIEGRIPAELERVFGRGALEHTMVLLTCGDYLSGRDHDRYIRMGEPGLNAMVNECGGRWHVINNRRPEDREQVISLLEKIEQMTQRAGGCYLPSPMQREVEDRELVRRYSLREEELVNPHHRTLTQTTWSKEETWDESGRRAKIRVRSMGPATGRVMSQQLTNGLDSQLCYDDSSAGLKQKRSSFKLSKEGAILSQMTETEQPGKNQNNQNFINTIHYQFSTMGDTTSAASSIPSPTVSYSPSFSTFSSSNVTSSSAPFAHSSSNNFSSSPSFSTSPSTNIPSTDFFPSSPTKVSSYSSATLSSSPTNALSSSSFTDIPSSPTNVSYSSSSTVSSSSNASVSSSSTGITSSASSSSTALSSRPTITPSSFFSSNSSDELRLVLLGRSGSGKSTAGNTILGRDEFKLCRDDATGATTQLCVKGTAMIGKKQVTVVDTPDWFWPPEKLTTHLSSCVELCAPGPHAFLLCVPVTLPGRSNLHDLSSLKNAFGSDAILRHTLVIFTHSDKLKDANVEEYIAAKRPELLELVEKCDDHYHVLKQGKNGGNIEELLEKVEQVVKESGGSHYSYQEQGELVRGRLTQLRRGQGVEDNVDRANSGTLHSLKEEEEVEQEEKNAKPVKSVAWSVATVIGSVLRFVGQKVGEGAKQVPKPVAGGAVLGGALGLYVGGPIGGAVGATAGSAAAEYGRRKYNKPKTD, from the exons ATGGATATGCTTAATCAAG acTCATCTGGTAGCCACAGTAGCACTCCAGAGCTGCGCTTAATCCTGGTAGGTAACATTGGCTGTGGGAAAACACTAACAGCTGACACGCTGCTGAGTGACAGCTCGAGCATCAGCGCCCTCGTGCCATCACGGCTGAGCGAGGTTCGGCGTGGAAGGTGTGAGGGACGACACCTCAGAGTGGTCGAGACACCGCGCTGGTACTGGAGAGGTGAGAGCATTGATGTCAACGtgcagagagagacggagaaggCTCTCAGCCTGGTGGCACCAGGGCCACATGCCTTCCTCATCCTGGTACCTGTGGGACAGTTCACCGAGATAGAGGGCCGAATTCCTGCTGAGTTGGAGCGTGTGTTTGGCAGAGGTGCACTGGAACACACCATGGTGCTGCTCACCTGCGGAGATTATCTGTCAGGACGAGACCATGACCGCTACATCAGGATGGGCGAGCCGGGGCTCAATGCCATGGTGAATGAGTGTGGAGGACGTTGGCATGTGATCAATAACCGCAGACCAGAGGACAGAGAGCAGGTCATATCATTGCTGGAGAAG ATAGAGCAGATGACCCAGAGGGCCGGTGGCTGTTACCTGCCAAGCCCCATGCAAAGAGAGGTAGAGGATCGAGAGCTGGTGAGGAGGTACAGCCTGCGTGAAGAGGAGCTGGTAAACCCacatcacagaacgctgacccAGACAACATGGAGCAAAGAGGAGACGTGGGACGAGTCCGGGAGGAGAGCAAAAATCAGAGTCAGAAGCATGGGGCCAGCGACAGGAAGGGTGATGTCACAGCAGCTGACCAATGGGCTTGACTCTCAGTTGTGCTACGACGACTCATCTGCAGGACTCAAACAGAAGCGTTCCAGTTTCAAACTGAGTAAAG AGGGCGCCATTCTCAGTCAgatgacagagacagagcaacCAGGCAAAAACCAGAACAACCAGAACTTCATTAACACCA tcCATTACCAATTCAGCACCATGGGTGACACCACCTCTGCTGCATCTTCCATCCCATCACCCACAGTGTCTTACTCTCCCTCCTTCAGTACCTTCTCCTCATCTAATGTTACTTCTTCCTCAGCTCCTTTTGCACATTCCTCCTCCAACAActtttcctcttctccttctttttccaCTTCCCCGTCCACTAACATCCCTTCAACTGATTTTTTCCCTTCCTCCCCCACTAAAGTCTCCTCTTACTCATCCGCTACCCTTTCCTCTTCCCCCACCAATGCCTTGTCATCTTCCTCTTTCACTGACATCCCCTCTTCTCCCACTAATGTCTCCTATTCATCCTCCTCCACTGTCTCATCCTCTTCCAATGCATCAGTCTCTTCCTCATCCACTGGCATCACCTCttctgcctcctcctcctccactgcTTTATCCTCTCGCCCCACCATTACCCCCTCTTCCTTCTTCTCTAGCAATTCCTCAGATGAACTGAGACTTGTCCTGTTGGGTCGAAGTGGGTCTGGGAAGAGCACGGCAGGGAACACTATTTTGGGCCGTGACGAGTTTAAGCTGTGTAGAGACGATGCCACTGGTGCAACCACCCAGTTGTGTGTGAAAGGAACAGCTATGAttggaaaaaaacaa GTGACAGTTGTGGACACTCCAGACTGGTTCTGGCCCCCAGAGAAGCTGACAACCCATCTGTCCTCCTGTGTAGAACTGTGTGCCCCAGGCCCTCACGCCTTTCTACTGTGTGTTCCTGTAACCCTGCCTGGCCGCTCAAACTTACATGACCTGAGTTCCCTAAAGAATGCCTTTGGCTCCGATGCCATCCTGCGCCATACTTTGGTCATCTTTACGCACTCAGACAAGCTGAAGGACGCAAATGTGGAGGAATACATTGCAGCTAAGCGACCAGAGTTGCTAGAGTTGGTTGAGAAGTGTGATGACCACTACCATGTCCTGAAGCAAGGAAAGAATGGAGGGAACATAGAGGAGCTGTTGGAGAAGGTAGAGCAGGTTGTGAAGGAAAGTGGCGGAAGCCATTACAGCTACCAGGAACAGGGGGAGCTTGTCAGAGGAAGGTTGACACAGTTGAGGAGAGGCCAGGGGGTAGAGGACAACGTAGACCGAGCCAACTCAGGCACTCTACATTCTctgaaggaggaagaggaagtagAGCAAGAAGAGAAAAATGCAAAACCAGTGAAATCTGTAGCCTGGTCGGTTGCAACTGTTATCGGCTCTGTCCTTCGATTTGTTGGGCAGAAGGTGGGCGAAGGTGCCAAGCAGGTGCCTAAGCCGGTGGCTGGAGGGGCAGTGCTAGGAGGTGCACTTGGGCTTTATGTTGGAGGACCTATAGGGGGTGCTGTTGGGGCTACAGCAGGATCTGCAGCCGCTGAATATGGAAGACGAAAGTACAATAAACCCAAAACAGACTAA